The Micromonospora sp. WMMD961 genome has a segment encoding these proteins:
- a CDS encoding SDR family NAD(P)-dependent oxidoreductase, protein MTANPRLTTPFTARSTAAEILDDVDLAGRRMIVTGGASGIGVETVRALARAGAEVTIATRDPRRADALVEEFATAATRGVVSASALDLADLASVDAFVAGWQGPLDVLVANAGIMAIPTRQLTAQGWELQLATNYLGHFALARGLHDNLRAAGAARVVVVSSGAHLAAPFDFDDPQFERRPYDPWSAYGQSKTAEVLLAVGVSRQWAKDGITANALNPGYIFTNLQRHIDDDTMRAMGAMDEAGNLIEADYYKKADQGASTTVLLAGSPLLDGITGRYFDDNQEAEVVPGGPDATGGVAAHAVDPAAADRLWAYAEKTLASR, encoded by the coding sequence ATGACAGCGAACCCACGCCTCACCACCCCGTTCACCGCCCGCAGCACCGCCGCCGAGATCCTCGACGACGTCGACCTGGCCGGGCGTCGGATGATCGTCACCGGGGGAGCTTCCGGCATCGGTGTCGAGACGGTGCGCGCGCTGGCCAGGGCCGGGGCCGAGGTCACCATCGCGACCCGTGATCCCCGACGTGCCGACGCGCTCGTCGAGGAGTTCGCCACAGCTGCCACCCGGGGCGTGGTCAGCGCCTCCGCGCTCGACCTCGCCGACCTGGCATCGGTCGACGCCTTCGTCGCGGGCTGGCAGGGTCCGCTCGACGTGCTGGTCGCCAACGCGGGGATCATGGCGATCCCGACCCGTCAACTCACCGCCCAGGGCTGGGAGCTTCAGCTCGCGACCAACTACCTCGGTCACTTCGCGCTCGCCCGGGGGCTGCACGACAACCTGCGGGCCGCCGGGGCGGCACGGGTCGTCGTGGTCAGCTCCGGCGCACACCTGGCCGCACCGTTCGACTTCGACGACCCGCAGTTCGAGCGGCGTCCCTACGACCCGTGGTCGGCGTACGGCCAGTCGAAGACCGCCGAGGTCCTGCTCGCGGTCGGCGTCAGCCGGCAGTGGGCGAAGGACGGGATCACCGCCAACGCCCTCAACCCCGGGTACATCTTCACCAACCTCCAGCGCCACATCGACGACGACACGATGCGCGCGATGGGCGCCATGGACGAGGCGGGGAACCTCATCGAGGCGGACTACTACAAGAAGGCCGACCAGGGGGCGTCGACCACGGTGCTGCTCGCCGGCTCGCCCCTGCTCGACGGCATCACCGGCCGGTACTTCGACGACAACCAGGAGGCGGAGGTCGTCCCCGGGGGCCCCGACGCCACCGGTGGGGTGGCCGCCCACGCGGTGGACCCGGCCGCCGCCGACCGGCTGTGGGCGTACGCCGAGAAGACGCTCGCCTCGCGCTGA
- a CDS encoding FUSC family protein, which produces MVAAGRRGADAGAPARGGDARGGGLAGRAAGLRDRAVDTVRERFRRVRAIGGLAVQAGLAAALSWFVAHELLHISQPVFAPLSAVSTLAASVGQRLRRTVELILGVTVGVLIGDLLLVVIGTGWWQLSLIVLLAIVVALFLSGSAAVVIQAGATAVLIVTFSPSIRDLEIPRFVDALVGGGVALLVTAVLLPLNPLRVLNRAARPALDLLVTQLDATAGALAERDAARARVARGRLRQNKGQLSAFVEATQGAREASTLSPVRWHHRHGPVGLYAQAAEPIDRAMRNSGTLIRRAVTLIEDGEPVPEPLPKAVADLAEAVRVLKRQFAAGAEPERAREQSLRAVQMAGRAYREGVGFSGAVVVAQIRTTVSDLLVATGLTQEEANRLVRRTFGEL; this is translated from the coding sequence ATGGTCGCTGCCGGTCGGCGCGGGGCGGACGCGGGCGCTCCGGCCCGTGGCGGCGACGCCCGCGGGGGTGGTCTGGCGGGCAGGGCGGCCGGTCTGCGGGATCGTGCGGTGGACACGGTGCGGGAACGGTTCCGTCGGGTACGGGCCATCGGCGGCCTCGCTGTGCAGGCCGGGCTGGCGGCGGCGCTGTCCTGGTTCGTGGCGCACGAGCTGCTGCACATCTCGCAGCCGGTGTTCGCGCCGCTCTCCGCCGTCTCGACCCTTGCCGCGTCGGTCGGTCAACGGCTGCGTCGGACCGTCGAGCTGATCCTCGGTGTCACCGTCGGGGTGCTGATCGGCGATCTGCTGCTCGTGGTGATCGGCACCGGGTGGTGGCAACTCTCCCTGATCGTCCTGCTGGCGATCGTGGTGGCGCTGTTCCTCTCCGGCAGTGCTGCGGTGGTGATCCAAGCCGGGGCGACGGCGGTGCTCATCGTCACGTTCAGCCCGTCGATCCGCGACCTGGAGATTCCCCGGTTCGTGGATGCGCTCGTCGGGGGCGGGGTGGCGCTGCTGGTCACCGCCGTGCTCCTGCCGTTGAACCCGCTGCGGGTGCTCAACCGCGCCGCGCGGCCGGCGTTGGATCTCCTGGTCACCCAGCTCGACGCCACCGCCGGCGCGTTGGCCGAGCGGGATGCCGCTCGTGCCCGTGTCGCCCGGGGCAGGCTACGGCAGAACAAGGGCCAGCTGAGCGCGTTCGTGGAGGCGACCCAGGGTGCCCGGGAGGCCAGCACCCTGTCGCCGGTGCGTTGGCACCACCGGCACGGGCCGGTGGGTCTCTACGCGCAGGCGGCGGAGCCGATCGACCGGGCGATGCGCAACAGCGGAACGTTGATCCGCCGGGCGGTGACGTTGATCGAGGACGGCGAACCGGTTCCGGAGCCGCTGCCGAAAGCGGTGGCGGATCTCGCCGAGGCCGTCCGCGTGCTGAAGCGGCAGTTCGCCGCCGGTGCCGAGCCGGAACGTGCGCGGGAGCAGTCGCTGCGGGCGGTGCAGATGGCCGGGCGGGCCTACCGGGAGGGAGTCGGCTTCTCCGGCGCGGTCGTGGTGGCGCAGATCCGCACCACTGTCAGCGACCTCCTGGTGGCCACCGGGCTGACCCAGGAGGAGGCGAATCGCCTGGTCAGGCGCACGTTCGGTGAGCTGTGA